Proteins from a genomic interval of Actinoalloteichus hymeniacidonis:
- a CDS encoding DNA polymerase III subunit delta', with protein MSVLTEDEIANAPDSGVWAELIGQPEVAIELVSAARAAADQVAGRETQPGAMTHAWLFSGPPGSGCATVARAFAAALQCIGGGDPPGCGECAGCRTVAAGTHADLRLVAPEGLSISVAEMRGLVQTAARRPTGGRWQVVVVADADRLTEGAANALLKAVEEPAARTVFLLCAPSDHPEDVSVTIRSRCRSVHLRTPPPAAVERMLRHHDGVDAQTAAWAASVGGGHLDRARRLATDSDARARRESVLSIPLGLRQASDVFRCADELVKAAESEAGAANEARNENEKEELRTAMGGGGTGKGTAAAGRGANAAIRELEKRQKSRATRMQRDSLDQALIDLAGFYRDVLVAASGATTTLNHPDRAADIRQAAASWTPESTLRRLESVLACRTALTRNVKPRIAVEAMVTTLRLG; from the coding sequence GTGTCGGTGCTGACCGAGGATGAGATCGCGAACGCACCCGATTCCGGGGTGTGGGCCGAGCTGATCGGGCAGCCCGAGGTCGCGATCGAACTGGTCTCGGCAGCCAGGGCGGCTGCGGACCAGGTGGCCGGGCGTGAGACGCAACCCGGCGCCATGACCCACGCCTGGCTTTTCAGCGGCCCGCCCGGTTCGGGTTGCGCAACGGTGGCCCGGGCCTTCGCGGCGGCCCTGCAATGCATCGGTGGGGGAGACCCGCCCGGTTGTGGGGAATGCGCGGGCTGCCGAACAGTTGCGGCCGGAACCCATGCCGATCTTCGCTTGGTGGCCCCCGAGGGCCTGTCGATCTCGGTCGCGGAGATGCGCGGTCTGGTGCAGACCGCTGCCCGCCGGCCGACCGGCGGCCGCTGGCAGGTGGTCGTGGTCGCCGATGCGGATCGGTTGACCGAGGGCGCTGCCAACGCGTTGCTCAAGGCGGTGGAAGAGCCTGCGGCCCGCACGGTGTTCCTGTTGTGTGCGCCGTCGGATCACCCGGAAGACGTGTCGGTGACCATTCGTTCCCGGTGCCGCAGCGTGCATCTTCGAACGCCACCGCCTGCCGCAGTGGAGCGAATGCTGCGCCATCACGACGGCGTCGATGCGCAGACCGCAGCCTGGGCGGCCTCGGTCGGCGGTGGCCATCTCGACCGGGCTCGCCGCCTGGCCACCGACTCCGATGCACGCGCCCGCCGCGAATCGGTGCTGTCGATCCCGCTCGGCCTGCGACAGGCCTCTGATGTCTTCCGCTGTGCGGACGAGCTGGTGAAGGCGGCGGAGTCCGAGGCAGGCGCCGCCAACGAGGCCCGTAACGAGAACGAGAAGGAAGAACTGCGGACCGCGATGGGCGGCGGCGGTACCGGCAAGGGAACGGCAGCGGCAGGCCGTGGCGCCAATGCCGCGATCCGCGAGTTGGAGAAGCGTCAGAAGTCCCGGGCCACCCGGATGCAGCGCGATTCCCTCGATCAGGCACTCATCGACCTGGCAGGCTTCTATCGGGATGTGCTCGTCGCCGCTAGCGGTGCGACGACCACACTGAACCATCCGGACCGCGCCGCAGACATCCGACAGGCCGCCGCATCCTGGACGCCGGAGTCGACTCTGCGCAGACTGGAATCGGTGCTGGCCTGCCGCACCGCACTGACGCGCAACGTGAAGCCGAGGATCGCCGTCGAGGCCATGGTCACCACGCTCCGACTCGGTTGA
- a CDS encoding FtsK/SpoIIIE domain-containing protein, with product MPERSRWIDPAPLEVARPRLPWWTHSPRWALVLVAPLIAVGLAVWLTVVVARKAARYPLAFAVVLVLVVAWHGWGWPVALILGAILALVLVGWWWRFRPSFVRLVLVEIRSEWRRLIVYTPVWLRTMRFCHLERTVNGKVHVPTFIRVRADGWRDRVTVKLLHGQTPGEFETRAEALAHSFDARTCRVRVVGPRRIVLDLIHGDPLTQPVPPPSLPDGTDDTTPTKDLERVPVGTTETGRPWLLRLFGSHLLAVGATGAGKASVVWSLLWSLAPMLRSGLIRVYGIDPKGGMELGKAPELFHRLVFDNGLAAVKLLEELATEVKQRAASFRGSKRRWSVDCGVPFLLLVVDELADVVAYQTDRKLKERANSALQTITSQGRAPGVCVIGEIQDPRKEILSFRHLFPTRIALRLDEPGQVDMVLGDGVRERGAVAHEISETTPGVAWVKYTDRREPVRARAFHITDGDLDRLVDYVTADATDSATVHELPARTVDADPDADDVVGEAA from the coding sequence ATGCCTGAGCGCAGCAGGTGGATCGACCCCGCACCGCTGGAAGTCGCCCGGCCTCGGTTGCCGTGGTGGACGCACTCGCCCCGGTGGGCGCTGGTCCTGGTGGCGCCGCTGATCGCCGTCGGGTTGGCCGTGTGGCTGACGGTCGTGGTGGCGAGGAAGGCGGCGCGGTATCCGTTGGCCTTCGCCGTGGTCCTGGTGCTCGTCGTCGCCTGGCACGGGTGGGGTTGGCCGGTGGCCCTGATCCTCGGCGCAATCCTGGCCCTGGTGTTGGTGGGCTGGTGGTGGCGGTTTCGGCCGTCGTTCGTGCGCCTGGTGCTCGTCGAGATCCGCTCGGAATGGCGACGACTGATCGTCTACACCCCGGTGTGGTTACGCACCATGCGGTTCTGCCACCTCGAACGCACCGTCAACGGCAAGGTCCACGTCCCGACGTTCATCCGAGTGCGCGCTGATGGGTGGCGGGACCGGGTCACCGTCAAGTTATTGCACGGTCAAACACCCGGTGAGTTCGAAACCCGTGCCGAGGCCTTGGCGCACTCCTTCGACGCCCGAACGTGCCGCGTCCGCGTCGTGGGGCCTCGCCGGATCGTGCTCGACCTGATCCACGGCGACCCACTCACCCAACCCGTCCCGCCGCCATCCCTGCCCGATGGCACCGACGACACCACCCCCACCAAGGACCTGGAACGCGTTCCCGTCGGCACCACCGAAACCGGACGACCTTGGTTACTGCGGCTCTTCGGCTCCCACCTCCTGGCCGTCGGCGCGACAGGGGCGGGTAAGGCCTCAGTGGTCTGGTCCCTGCTCTGGTCTCTCGCTCCAATGCTGCGCTCCGGCCTCATCCGGGTCTATGGGATCGATCCCAAGGGTGGGATGGAGCTCGGCAAAGCACCGGAGCTGTTCCACCGGCTGGTGTTCGACAACGGCCTTGCTGCGGTAAAACTCCTCGAAGAACTCGCCACGGAAGTGAAGCAACGGGCGGCCTCGTTCCGAGGTAGCAAGCGCAGGTGGTCTGTCGACTGTGGAGTGCCGTTCTTGCTCCTGGTGGTCGATGAACTCGCCGACGTCGTGGCCTACCAAACCGACCGCAAACTCAAAGAACGCGCCAACTCGGCATTGCAGACCATCACCAGCCAAGGCCGCGCACCCGGCGTCTGCGTGATCGGAGAGATCCAAGACCCACGCAAGGAAATCCTGAGCTTCCGACACCTGTTCCCCACCCGCATCGCCCTGCGGCTGGATGAGCCCGGCCAGGTGGACATGGTCCTCGGCGACGGTGTTCGGGAACGCGGAGCAGTCGCACACGAGATCTCCGAAACCACCCCCGGTGTCGCGTGGGTGAAGTACACCGACCGACGGGAACCCGTCCGCGCTCGCGCGTTCCACATCACCGACGGCGACCTTGATCGACTCGTGGACTACGTCACCGCCGATGCCACCGACTCGGCAACGGTGCACGAGCTGCCTGCACGGACGGTTGACGCTGATCCGGACGCTGATGACGTGGTCGGTGAGGCGGCATGA
- a CDS encoding replication initiator encodes MSTELTTTPTDVQGHTRAERMRQPLAGKVLEATADHHGVCIRPFMMETVDYDTGDMRYVGVPCGSTVESICGPCARKARALRRTQCREGWHLDEEPDFTPEPPTEQQRLLTTYRADLVTDYRKALAEGAETDAEELREAIRDADTDLRDLGVRGKLPNPDVPAKAARKRSTRRRQDAPNLPRRRVEKRTVGREYAGKFRPSMFITLTLDTYGKVRRDGTPVNFATYDYRRAARDIVHFAALVDRWWQNLRRCLGWDVQYFATVEPQKRGAPHLHAAIRGSIPHDVVKQVTAATYHQVWWPHHNQPVYDGTHLPVWDHDRRSFVDPDTRQALPTWDEAVADLEVPVHVSTFGEQVHSKGILGGTPEAGRHIGYLTKYLTKSVSEVVEQDTTRQREHADRLHAELSITPCSPRCPIWLRYGVQPQGARSQMASAHCKGKAHRRATLGLPGRRVLVSRKWSGKSLADHRADRKRFVVETLAAAGIEKPPRDSPRLGWQKVRPGDPGVPPRAHVLMHAISERLTWKTEYDRALQAAQPPPGGEPHLSATPIAA; translated from the coding sequence ATGAGTACCGAACTCACCACCACACCCACCGACGTTCAGGGCCACACCCGCGCAGAGCGGATGCGCCAACCCCTCGCGGGGAAGGTCCTCGAGGCCACCGCCGACCACCACGGGGTGTGTATCCGGCCGTTCATGATGGAGACCGTCGACTACGACACCGGCGACATGCGCTACGTCGGCGTCCCCTGCGGCTCCACCGTCGAATCCATCTGCGGGCCGTGTGCTCGCAAGGCTCGGGCTCTGCGGCGAACCCAATGCCGCGAGGGCTGGCACCTGGATGAGGAACCGGACTTCACCCCGGAACCACCGACCGAACAACAACGACTCCTGACGACCTACCGCGCGGACCTGGTCACCGACTACCGCAAGGCCCTGGCCGAGGGTGCCGAGACCGACGCTGAGGAACTCCGGGAAGCCATCCGGGATGCTGACACCGATCTTCGGGACCTCGGTGTCCGGGGGAAGCTCCCGAACCCCGATGTGCCAGCCAAGGCGGCCCGGAAGCGCTCGACCCGGCGACGGCAAGACGCCCCGAATCTCCCTCGCCGCAGAGTGGAGAAGCGGACGGTCGGCCGTGAATACGCGGGCAAGTTCCGACCCTCGATGTTCATCACGTTGACCCTGGACACCTACGGCAAGGTCCGCCGCGACGGGACTCCGGTGAACTTCGCGACGTATGACTATCGCCGTGCTGCCCGCGACATCGTGCACTTCGCCGCACTGGTCGATCGGTGGTGGCAGAACCTCCGACGCTGCCTCGGCTGGGACGTCCAGTACTTCGCCACCGTCGAACCACAGAAGCGCGGGGCGCCGCATCTGCACGCCGCTATCCGCGGTTCCATCCCGCACGACGTCGTCAAGCAGGTCACTGCGGCCACCTATCACCAAGTCTGGTGGCCGCACCACAACCAGCCCGTCTACGACGGCACGCACCTGCCCGTTTGGGACCACGACCGGCGCAGCTTCGTCGACCCCGACACCCGGCAAGCACTGCCCACCTGGGATGAGGCCGTCGCCGATTTGGAGGTGCCCGTGCATGTCTCGACGTTCGGGGAACAGGTCCACTCGAAAGGCATCCTCGGCGGCACCCCAGAAGCCGGACGCCACATCGGGTATCTGACCAAGTACCTCACCAAATCGGTCTCCGAGGTCGTCGAACAAGACACCACCCGACAACGCGAACACGCCGACCGGTTGCACGCCGAACTCTCGATCACCCCGTGCTCACCCCGATGCCCGATCTGGCTGCGCTACGGCGTTCAACCCCAAGGTGCTCGCTCTCAGATGGCCTCCGCCCACTGCAAGGGGAAAGCCCACCGACGCGCCACCCTCGGCCTGCCCGGCCGACGGGTGCTGGTGTCCCGCAAGTGGTCCGGGAAATCCCTGGCCGACCACCGAGCCGACCGCAAGCGCTTCGTCGTCGAAACCCTGGCCGCCGCCGGGATCGAGAAACCACCACGGGACAGCCCACGGCTGGGCTGGCAGAAGGTCCGACCCGGCGACCCCGGCGTACCACCACGCGCACACGTCCTCATGCACGCCATCTCTGAGCGCCTCACCTGGAAAACCGAATACGACCGAGCACTCCAAGCAGCACAACCACCACCAGGCGGCGAACCACATCTTTCGGCAACTCCTATCGCAGCCTGA
- a CDS encoding helix-turn-helix domain-containing protein: MDKLLYRVEEAAAILSIGRTRTFGLINSGELRSVRIGGSRRVPRAALAEFLHSLESEQAEAA, translated from the coding sequence ATGGACAAGTTGTTGTATCGAGTCGAAGAAGCGGCGGCGATCTTGAGCATTGGCCGTACTCGAACGTTCGGGCTGATCAATTCGGGTGAGCTTCGGTCGGTGCGGATCGGCGGCAGTCGTCGGGTTCCCCGTGCTGCGTTGGCCGAGTTCCTGCATTCCTTGGAATCCGAGCAGGCGGAGGCGGCGTGA
- a CDS encoding bifunctional MFS transporter/dTMP kinase, which translates to MRGVLAIPAFRRLWIVSAICSMGDWLALLAQTALATHLTESYTAQSFAFGGVVAMKLLPAMLLAPLAGALADRFDRRKVMVTCDVLRAAIMLSIPIVGELWWLFVAIFLIELCSLFWIPAKESSIPNLLRRSDQVETANQLSLAMTYGVSVITATGVFTLLSSVGTLFNLSLDPTTTVYTALFINGLAFLTSALVVATRIPEISGRPGRKPEPAPEPEVTRAEPGSVAAQPASKPGLFRMLRDGIQFIGTTPLIRGLVIGIVGAMAAAGAVVGTSKLYSQSLSAGDAGYGMLFSAVFIGLALGMAVSPKLAQRVPHNRLFGSAIVCAGLALIPVAIAPHLGIALAVIPLVGASAGVAFLTGLTIVGTQVEDEIRGRTVAVVQSLLRIVMFASLTFVPVLIGIVGQRTFEFFGTEVQVDATRPILFGASLVAVLLGVLAYRQMDDRLDQPIMADLRAAFRSGGRHSGGGLLITIEADAAIDTATQTRHLTHWLRSFDNNVVLANDPALDEGRLGRMLGSVELTGSRAHALVAAAVRSDVVEQVIRPALDSGAVVVMERYVDSPLAHFGASGGLEQRDLEGLADWATGKLRADLTVLLDRDPAQLGTSSPTEQLGADHQWRVKNLLAEMAAANPERYVVVEADGSEEEIAARVREALLPLLRAKRRIGRVPEYDVANVTTGPIVD; encoded by the coding sequence GTGCGCGGTGTGCTCGCGATTCCTGCTTTCCGCAGACTGTGGATAGTCTCGGCGATCTGCAGCATGGGCGACTGGCTCGCCCTGTTGGCGCAGACCGCCCTGGCGACTCACCTCACCGAGAGCTATACGGCCCAGAGCTTCGCCTTCGGCGGTGTGGTGGCGATGAAGCTGCTGCCCGCGATGTTGCTGGCTCCGCTGGCCGGTGCGCTCGCGGACCGGTTCGACCGTCGCAAGGTGATGGTCACCTGCGATGTCCTGCGCGCGGCCATCATGCTGTCCATCCCGATCGTCGGCGAGTTGTGGTGGCTGTTCGTCGCGATCTTCCTGATCGAGCTCTGCTCGCTGTTCTGGATTCCCGCCAAGGAGTCCTCGATCCCGAACCTGCTGCGCCGTTCGGATCAGGTCGAGACCGCGAACCAGCTGAGCCTGGCGATGACCTACGGCGTCTCGGTGATCACCGCGACCGGCGTCTTCACCCTGCTCTCCTCGGTGGGCACGCTGTTCAACCTCTCGTTGGACCCGACCACCACCGTCTACACGGCCCTGTTCATCAACGGCTTGGCCTTCCTCACCTCTGCTCTCGTCGTCGCCACCCGGATCCCCGAGATCTCCGGCAGGCCCGGCCGCAAGCCGGAGCCCGCACCCGAGCCCGAGGTCACGCGCGCGGAGCCGGGCAGCGTCGCGGCACAACCCGCGTCGAAGCCCGGCCTGTTCCGGATGCTGCGAGACGGCATTCAGTTCATCGGCACCACGCCACTGATCCGAGGTCTGGTGATCGGCATCGTCGGCGCGATGGCCGCGGCGGGTGCCGTGGTCGGGACGTCGAAGCTCTATTCGCAGAGCCTCTCGGCGGGCGATGCCGGTTACGGGATGCTGTTCAGCGCGGTGTTCATCGGATTGGCCCTGGGGATGGCCGTCTCGCCGAAGCTGGCGCAACGGGTTCCGCACAATCGGTTGTTCGGCAGCGCCATCGTCTGTGCCGGGCTGGCCCTGATCCCGGTGGCCATCGCGCCGCACCTCGGCATCGCGCTCGCGGTGATCCCACTCGTCGGAGCGTCGGCGGGCGTTGCCTTCCTCACCGGCTTGACCATCGTCGGAACTCAGGTCGAGGACGAGATCCGCGGCCGGACGGTGGCCGTCGTCCAATCGCTGTTGCGCATCGTCATGTTCGCCTCGTTGACCTTCGTCCCGGTGCTGATCGGCATCGTCGGACAGCGGACCTTCGAGTTCTTCGGGACCGAGGTCCAGGTCGATGCGACTCGGCCGATCCTGTTCGGCGCCAGCCTCGTCGCGGTTCTGCTCGGCGTACTGGCCTATCGGCAGATGGACGATCGACTGGATCAACCGATCATGGCCGATCTGCGTGCGGCCTTCCGCAGCGGCGGTCGACACAGCGGCGGCGGACTGTTGATCACCATCGAGGCCGATGCGGCGATCGACACCGCAACACAGACTCGACACCTCACCCACTGGCTCCGGTCGTTCGACAACAACGTGGTCCTGGCCAACGACCCGGCCCTGGACGAGGGTCGCCTCGGCCGGATGCTCGGTTCGGTGGAGCTCACCGGTTCGCGCGCCCATGCCCTGGTCGCGGCCGCTGTTCGCAGCGATGTCGTCGAGCAGGTGATCCGTCCCGCACTGGACTCCGGTGCGGTGGTGGTGATGGAACGCTATGTGGACAGCCCGCTCGCGCACTTCGGCGCGTCCGGCGGGCTCGAGCAACGCGACCTCGAGGGCCTGGCGGATTGGGCCACCGGCAAGTTGCGGGCGGATCTCACGGTGTTGCTCGATCGCGACCCGGCGCAGCTCGGCACGAGCAGCCCCACCGAACAGTTGGGTGCGGATCACCAGTGGCGGGTGAAGAACCTGCTCGCCGAGATGGCCGCCGCCAACCCGGAGCGGTATGTGGTCGTCGAGGCCGATGGATCGGAAGAGGAGATTGCGGCTCGGGTTCGGGAGGCATTGCTGCCGCTGCTGCGGGCCAAGCGCCGCATCGGCCGGGTCCCCGAATACGACGTGGCGAATGTGACCACCGGTCCGATCGTCGACTGA
- a CDS encoding tyrosine-type recombinase/integrase, producing the protein MEEQRTRKPNGRSSIYLGADKLWHGWVTVGVKQDGSLDRRHVKRKTEKSATQAVQALEKQRDAGKSRKAGRSPTVQDWMTVYLDTIAVQKVAPRTYDDYWSKTRNWIIPLLGQHRLDRLEAEHLDAMYGSMFRAKLAPSHVLKVHRILSRALKIAVRRGKVARNVAELIDPPTAERVEQQHLSRGESRNVLAACAGRRNGARWSVGLACGLRQGEVLGLRWQYVDLETGDVRIWWQAQRNTWRHGCTDAHACGSAFHKKSCKRKCATHKGKCPRPCPPGCVSHARHCPDRHGGGVVFRKPKGTGRRTITLPGPLVALLRRQRTRQQTERQTAGSTWEDWDLVFCQPNGRPIDHRKDWEEWGELLRAAGVRYVRPHDARHTAGTLLAEQGVHVRTIQAILGHSDVRTTEGYTHVSSQMTRDAAELMGSALWAE; encoded by the coding sequence ATGGAAGAGCAACGCACGCGGAAGCCGAATGGGCGATCATCCATCTATCTCGGTGCGGATAAGTTGTGGCACGGCTGGGTCACGGTCGGCGTGAAGCAAGACGGCTCGCTCGACCGTAGGCACGTCAAGAGGAAGACAGAGAAGAGCGCAACTCAGGCGGTGCAGGCGCTGGAGAAACAGCGTGATGCCGGAAAGTCGCGGAAAGCCGGTCGTTCGCCCACGGTTCAAGACTGGATGACGGTCTACCTCGACACGATCGCCGTGCAGAAGGTGGCGCCTCGCACCTACGACGATTACTGGTCGAAGACGCGCAACTGGATCATTCCTCTCCTCGGCCAACATCGCCTTGATCGGCTGGAGGCGGAGCACCTGGACGCGATGTACGGGAGCATGTTCCGGGCGAAGTTGGCACCGTCGCACGTCCTCAAGGTGCATCGCATCCTTTCTCGGGCGCTGAAGATCGCAGTTCGACGCGGGAAGGTCGCCCGCAACGTGGCCGAGTTGATCGACCCACCGACGGCAGAACGGGTGGAGCAACAACATCTGAGCCGTGGCGAATCGCGCAATGTTCTCGCCGCCTGTGCGGGTAGACGGAACGGCGCTCGATGGTCTGTTGGGCTGGCGTGTGGCCTACGGCAGGGTGAGGTGTTGGGGCTGCGGTGGCAGTACGTCGATCTGGAGACCGGCGACGTGCGGATCTGGTGGCAGGCACAGCGCAACACCTGGCGGCACGGCTGTACGGACGCGCACGCTTGTGGATCGGCCTTCCACAAGAAGTCGTGCAAGCGGAAGTGCGCCACGCACAAGGGCAAGTGCCCCCGGCCCTGTCCGCCTGGCTGCGTGAGTCACGCTCGACACTGCCCCGATCGGCATGGCGGCGGTGTGGTGTTCCGGAAGCCAAAGGGCACGGGACGGCGGACGATCACACTGCCCGGTCCGTTGGTCGCCCTGTTACGGCGACAACGCACCCGGCAACAGACGGAACGACAGACAGCAGGCTCAACGTGGGAGGACTGGGACCTCGTCTTCTGCCAGCCGAACGGCCGACCGATCGATCATCGGAAGGATTGGGAGGAGTGGGGCGAGCTGCTGCGGGCGGCAGGCGTTCGCTACGTCCGCCCGCACGATGCCCGGCACACGGCAGGGACGCTGTTAGCGGAACAGGGCGTGCACGTCCGTACGATCCAAGCGATTCTCGGTCACTCCGACGTGCGCACCACCGAGGGCTACACGCACGTCAGTAGCCAGATGACCCGGGACGCGGCCGAGCTGATGGGCTCCGCCCTCTGGGCCGAGTAG
- a CDS encoding HD domain-containing protein — MRSESWAYELACERLSVSLPQRWAHVEAVARRAGTASVVVGDGAGVLWTAAVLHDVGYAPELAATGLHSLDGARFLRGLGVDERVVGLVAFHSAARWDAELAGLASSLGEFVDEGPTVVRDALWWADMTVGPDGAVVGFEERMAEVRRRYGPDHAVSRAVNASLSERAEAVNRTESRLRAAGVQV, encoded by the coding sequence GTGCGGTCGGAGTCGTGGGCTTACGAGTTGGCGTGTGAACGTCTGTCGGTGTCGTTGCCGCAGCGGTGGGCGCATGTGGAGGCGGTGGCTCGGCGTGCCGGTACTGCAAGCGTGGTGGTGGGTGATGGTGCCGGGGTGTTGTGGACTGCGGCGGTGTTGCATGACGTCGGGTATGCGCCGGAGTTGGCGGCGACCGGTCTGCACTCGTTGGATGGCGCTCGCTTCTTGCGCGGCCTCGGTGTGGATGAGCGGGTCGTGGGTCTGGTGGCGTTTCACTCGGCTGCACGGTGGGATGCGGAGTTGGCTGGTCTTGCGTCGTCGTTGGGTGAGTTCGTTGATGAGGGTCCGACGGTGGTGCGGGATGCGTTGTGGTGGGCGGATATGACGGTCGGTCCTGATGGCGCGGTGGTGGGTTTCGAAGAGCGGATGGCGGAGGTTCGTCGGCGCTATGGCCCTGATCACGCGGTGAGCCGCGCTGTGAATGCCTCGCTGTCTGAGCGGGCGGAAGCGGTGAACCGTACTGAGTCGCGGCTTCGTGCTGCGGGGGTTCAGGTGTAG
- a CDS encoding NUDIX hydrolase — translation MTRTDHFHDPDAPQPNSIAIAVSAFVLNEAGDLLMIRRSDNDRYAIPGGQHELGETLSQTVVREVDEETGIAVEPTGVIGLYSNPAHVIAYDDGEVRQEFSICFRARPTGGRLRTSSESKEALWVPRSDVDNLNIHPSIQLRIRHGFEGRTEPFYT, via the coding sequence ATGACACGCACCGACCACTTCCACGACCCCGACGCGCCCCAGCCCAACAGCATCGCTATCGCGGTCAGCGCCTTCGTCCTCAACGAGGCTGGCGACCTACTGATGATCCGACGCAGCGACAACGACCGCTATGCGATCCCCGGCGGACAACACGAACTCGGCGAAACCCTCTCGCAGACCGTCGTTCGCGAAGTGGACGAGGAAACCGGGATAGCCGTGGAACCGACAGGAGTCATCGGCCTGTACTCCAACCCCGCCCATGTCATCGCCTACGACGACGGCGAAGTACGCCAAGAATTCTCCATCTGCTTCCGAGCCCGACCAACCGGCGGAAGACTCCGCACCAGCAGCGAGAGCAAAGAAGCCCTTTGGGTCCCGCGCTCAGACGTGGACAACCTGAACATCCACCCCTCGATCCAGCTCCGCATCCGGCACGGATTCGAGGGACGAACCGAGCCCTTCTACACCTGA
- a CDS encoding DUF5919 domain-containing protein: MPNERLREALLKQGLNLDHVARAANVDRKTVERWITKNRLPYPKHRHTIAAMVRESENYLWPDALPAERKAEVGVSEVVKVYPHRNAIPVELWDRLISEATKQVEILVHAGLFLVERPTFVKDLAKKAENGAQIRLLFGDPASREVVRRSEEEQLGKATLGGRIRNALAFYRPLRAVPGVELRFHKTTLYNSVFRFDDEMVINTHVYGFQGAHAPALHLRRLSAGDVFETYSESFETVWAESKPADF; encoded by the coding sequence ATGCCCAACGAACGACTACGGGAAGCACTGCTGAAGCAGGGCCTCAACCTCGATCACGTCGCCCGCGCGGCCAACGTCGACCGCAAAACCGTGGAGCGGTGGATCACAAAGAATCGGCTGCCCTACCCGAAACACCGGCACACCATCGCCGCGATGGTCCGAGAATCCGAGAATTACCTATGGCCGGACGCACTGCCCGCCGAACGCAAGGCAGAGGTCGGTGTCTCCGAGGTCGTGAAGGTCTACCCGCATCGCAACGCCATCCCGGTCGAACTCTGGGACCGACTCATCAGCGAGGCGACCAAGCAGGTGGAGATCCTCGTTCACGCCGGACTCTTCCTAGTCGAGCGGCCGACCTTCGTGAAAGACCTCGCCAAGAAAGCCGAGAACGGGGCACAGATCCGCCTGTTGTTCGGCGACCCGGCAAGCCGCGAGGTCGTGCGGCGTAGCGAAGAGGAACAGTTGGGCAAGGCCACCCTCGGAGGTCGTATCCGCAATGCACTGGCGTTCTATCGACCGCTTCGAGCCGTGCCCGGCGTCGAGCTGAGATTCCACAAGACGACGCTGTACAACTCAGTGTTTCGCTTCGACGACGAGATGGTCATCAACACCCACGTCTACGGCTTCCAAGGAGCCCACGCCCCCGCACTGCATCTACGCAGACTCTCCGCAGGCGACGTGTTCGAGACCTACTCGGAAAGCTTCGAAACAGTCTGGGCCGAGTCCAAACCAGCCGACTTCTGA